A DNA window from Helianthus annuus cultivar XRQ/B chromosome 15, HanXRQr2.0-SUNRISE, whole genome shotgun sequence contains the following coding sequences:
- the LOC110882793 gene encoding uncharacterized protein LOC110882793, translated as MSDFNESFNALCLAVPRIRQVLTNIGFGRWARAHCPGNRYHYMTSNSAESINSLSRFSRKMPITQLIEFFRESVQKWFYDRRLQGMQESHSLTQWAQKKILKKIEGSRTWTVAGIRVNNFVVDDGGKRGVVDLSNRSCSCRVWQVSGLPCGHVIVVSRFLGEPDCSHYAFSCYSNEVYKKTYEESINPLPHRSEWVIPEGLGSVLPPNITKRQSGRPKENKRILSRGEEPVPVYCSRCRTYGHVRDVCLDPMKSQIRSQKSSGKGKEKETETQSSTDDIFPSYNLAEF; from the coding sequence ATGTCTGACTTTAACGAGTCATTTAATGCTTTGTGTCTTGCTGTTCCTCGAATACGCCAGGTTTTAACAAATATTGGGTTTGGTAGATGGGCAAGAGCTCATTGTCCCGGCAATCGATACCACTATATGACATCTAATAGTGCGGAGTCTATTAACTCTTTGTCTAGATTCTCGCGTAAGATGCCGATAACGCAACTTATCGAATTTTTCCGCGAGTCTGTACAAAAATGGTTTTATGACCGTCGATTGCAGGGCATGCAGGAGAGCCATTCACTTACTCAGTGGGCACAGaagaaaattttaaagaaaattgaagGCTCTAGAACCTGGACTGTTGCAGGCATCCGGGTAAAcaactttgttgttgatgatgGTGGGAAAAGGGGTGTAGTTGATCTTTCGAATCGTTCGTGCAGCTGTCGTGTCTGGCAAGTTTCGGGTTTACCTTGTGGGCATGTGATTGTTGTTTCAAGATTTTTGGGTGAACCTGACTGTAGTCATTATGCTTTCTCGTGTTACTCAAACGAAGTATACAAAAAAACGTATGAAGAATCGATTAATCCTCTGCCTCATAGGTCTGAATGGGTAATACCAGAAGGCCTTGGCAGTGTATTACCGCCGAATATTACAAAACGTCAATCAGGTCGTCCAAAAGAAAACAAGCGAATCTTGTCTCGTGGGGAAGAACCTGTTCCGGTATATTGTTCGCGTTGCCGAACATACGGACATGTTCGTGACGTTTGTTTAGATCCAATGAAATCACAGATTCGTTCACAAAAATCATCAGGCAAAGGAAAAGAGAAAGAGACAGAAACGCAGAGTTCAACGGATGACATTTTTCCATCTTATAATTTAGCagaattttaa
- the LOC110882792 gene encoding uncharacterized protein LOC110882792 produces the protein MMLSNNRALTDMINSEWSQKMYSNNRALTDMLKSELLQSFRMAPVSTPSQIRTPMDQSPKVYDNAAADSFLNFNNEVYHVSSIPENVTEEADDDVEMIKLRRSERLVKPAKATLSPFVVYKNLRRKQKNISNNEDQLIEKIKNWAPSSGVRQLTLTAGGYVGPDFWGSLLGTEGNGWLSDEHIFAWMLHMYNSRDPSARWSILPPYFQMHLQTLDQKFACYFNGKVEPFPRITSVDEVYVPLFIPSIHWFLGVFNLVNGTLTIYDSLMGMRDLDKGRTEVVCHINFVFDHWLRLHGYYDNKPLPFKFPFQTEYANDVPQQSGPLGDCGVWVCIFLDRLINKKPLNDGEKTSITATRMRRHMLTLFYNSLIPKELVNELEEDDLEFIQ, from the exons ATGATGTTATCAAACAACCGGGCATTGACTGACATGATCAACTCGGAGTGGTCGCAGAAGATGTACTCAAACAACCGCGCCTTAACTGACATGTTGAAGTCGGAGTTGTTGCAAAGTTTTCGTATGGCTCCGGTATCAACTCCAAGCCAAATACGAACACCGATGGACCAATCGCCAAAAGTATATGATAAT gcgGCAGCTGATTCCTTTTTGAATTTCAATAATGAAGTGTATCATGTGTCTTCAATTCCAGAAAATGTTACCGAAGAAGCC GATGACGATGTGGAGATGATTAAACTGAGGCGGTCCGAAAGGCTTGTGAAGCCCGCCAAGGCTACGCTTTCACCATTTGTAGTTTACAAAAATCTCCGGCGGAAGCAAAAAAATATTTCAAATAATGAAGATCAATTAATTGAAAAGATAAAAAATTGGGCACCAAGTAGTGGAGTTAGACAACTAACACTCACAGCAGGCGGCTATGTTGGTCCTGATTTCTGGGGGTCTTTGCTAGGCACTGAGGGGAATGGCTGGTTAAGCGATGAG CATATTTTTGCATGGATGCTACACATGTATAATTCAAGAGATCCATCCGCTCGTTGGTCCATTTTACCCCCATATTTTCAGATGCATTTGCAAACTCTAGATCAGAAATTCGCTTGTTATTTCAACGGGAAAGTAGAGCCTTTTCCTCGGATAACTAGCGTTGACGAGGTGTATGTACCGTTATTTATACCATCAATTCACTGGTTTTTAGGAGTTTTCAACCTCGTTAACGGGACCCTCACTATTTATGACAG cttgaTGGGTATGCGAGATTTGGATAAAGGAAGAACGGAAGTGGTTTGCCACATCAATTTTGTTTTTGACCATTGGCTTCGTTTGCATGGTTACTATGACAACAAACCTTTACCGTTCAAATTTCCGTTTCAAACAGAATATGCAAATGATGTGCCACAACAGTCAGGACCATTAGGGGACTGTGGGGTTTGGGTTTGTATATTTCTAGACCGGTTGATTAACAAAAAACCGCTAAATGATGGTGAAAAAACAAGCATAACGGCTACAAGGATGAGGCGCCATATGTTGACACTTTTCTACAACTCGCTTATTCCTAAAGAATTAGTCAACGAGCTAGAAGAGGACGACCTCGAATTTATTCAatga